A single window of Polyodon spathula isolate WHYD16114869_AA chromosome 2, ASM1765450v1, whole genome shotgun sequence DNA harbors:
- the prss12 gene encoding neurotrypsin isoform X3 yields MIRSRFVVLVALVAATGLRCLGSDVSSLLLPFNDCLQSKGKAGYFQGSIDVTESGAQCINWNNITGFKERYPGKGLGDHNYCRNPDSRIRPWCFYRNNRDRVDWGYCDCKQGSVRLHGGRTKLEGTVEVYLNGVWGTICSNSWGDEDAAVVCRQLGHGYKGRARQASISRFSLVPVHWNSVHCRGDEEDLLQCERKAWHGVCSRRDTAAVTCTPQDAAVFVPVRLLGGRSEREGRVEVYHAGQWGTICDDQWDDPDAEVVCRQLGFGGVAKAWSQAYFGEGYGPVLLDEVQCTGNELSIEQCSKSQWGEHNCAHKEDAGVSCTPLTDGSLRLVGGVGSHEGRLEVYYNGQWGTVCDDGWTESNIQVVCKQLGFRYVEGSVQPHFAVGTGPVFLDDVSCSGKESSLVQCGRREWRKHDCTHQEDVSVVCSPDQDVNGIPSSLPMRLMDGENKKEGRVEIYISGQWGTICDDGWTDRDADVVCRQLGYKGLAKARTMAYFGEGKGPIHTDNVKCTGNERSLADCIKQPIGMHNCRHSEDAGVICNYGDEKTTERYKDPLSSVCGLRLVHMRQKRIIGGKNSLRGGWPWQAAIRLRTTHGDGRLVCGATLINSCWILTAAHCFKRKSLFQNPAAGVNPSSSQEALRGAVQEPIYWEDAVCRECAGGHEGG; encoded by the exons ATGATCAGGTCCAGGTTTGTTGTGCTGGTTGCTTTAGTGGCTGCTACCGGATTGCGCTGCCTTGGCAGCGACGTCTCTTCATTACTTCTCCCATTCAACGACTGTCTGCAGAGCAAAGGAAAAGCAGGCTATTTCCAAGGCTCAATTGATGTTACCGAGTCAGGGGCACAGTGCATTAACTGGAATAATATCACTGGTTTTAAAGAGAGATACCCAGGAAAAGGTCTGGGCGATCACAATTATTGTAGAAACCCCGACAGCAGGATTAGGCCATGGTGCTTTTACAGAAACAATAGAGACCGAGTAGACTGGGGCTACTGTGACTGCAAACAAG GTTCAGTGCGCCTACATGGAGGCAGAACCAAGCTGGAAGGCACTGTTGAGGTTTACTTAAATGGAGTTTGGGGAACAATCTGCAGTAACAGCTGGGGGGATGAGGATGCAGCTGTAGTCTGTCGACAGCTGGGCCACGG GTATAAAGGCAGGGCTAGGCAGGCGTCAATCTCCAGGTTCAGTTTGGTCCCCGTACACTGGAATTCTGTGCACTGTCGAGGGGATGAGGAGGATCTGCTGCAGTGCGAGAGGAAAGCATGGCACGGGGTCTGCTCACGGAGAGATACTGCAGCTGTCACCTGCACCCCTCAGGATG CGGCTGTGTTTGTTCCAGTGCGTCTGCTTGGTGGGAGGTCTGAACGTGAAGGGAGAGTGGAGGTCTATCATGCCGGACAGTGGGGTACCATTTGTGATGACCAGTGGGACGATCCAGATGCAGAGGTGGTGTGCAGGCAGTTAGGTTTTGG TGGTGTAGCAAAAGCATGGAGCCAGGCCTACTTTGGGGAAGGGTATGGACCCGTGCTCCTGGATGAAGTGCAGTGTACAGGGAATGAGCTGTCTATAGAGCAGTGCAGCAAGAGCCAGTGGGGAGAACACAACTGTGCACACAAAGAGGATGCAGGGGTCTCGTGCACTCCTCTCACAG ATGGTAGCCTGCGTTTGGTGGGTGGAGTAGGAAGCCACGAAGGACGTCTGGAGGTGTACTATAATGGGCAGTGGGGCACTGTCTGTGATGATGGCTGGACAGAATCTAATATCCAAGTTGTGTGCAAACAGCTGGGATTCAG gtaTGTTGAGGGTTCTGTGCAGCCCCATTTTGCAGTGGGTACAGGGCCAGTCTTCTTGGACGATGTGAGCTGCTCAGGGAAAGAGTCCTCTCTGGTACAATGTGGAAGAAGAGAATGGAGaaagcacgactgcactcaccagGAGGATGTATCGGTTGTTTGCAGTCCTGACCAGGATGTCAATGGCATTCCATCCA GTCTGCCTATGCGACTGATGGATGGAGAAAACAAGAAGGAAGGACGTGTGGAGATTTATATCAGTGGCCAGTGGGGAACCATTTGTGATGACGGATGGACTGACAGGGATGCAGATGTTGTCTGTAGGCAGCTGGGCTACAA GGGTCTGGCCAAAGCTAGAACTATGGCGTATTTCGGAGAGGGCAAAGGACCTATCCACACAGACAACGTCAAATGCACAGGAAATGAAAGGTCTTTAGCTGATTGCATCAAACAACCAATTGGTATGCACAACTGTCGCCATAGTGAGGATGCCGGGGTGATCTGTAACTATGGCGATGAGAAAACAACAGAGAGGTACAAAG ACCCTCTTTCTTCAGTTTGTGGCCTACGATTAGTCCACATGCGCCAGAAGAGGATTATTGGAGGGAAGAATTCCTTAcg GGGTGGGTGGCCGTGGCAGGCTGCCATTCGGTTGAGAACAACGCATGGGGACGGGAGGCTGGTGTGTGGAGCCACGCTCATCAACAGCTGCTGGATCCTCACAGCGGCCCACTGCTTCAAGAG